The following are encoded together in the Scyliorhinus torazame isolate Kashiwa2021f chromosome 6, sScyTor2.1, whole genome shotgun sequence genome:
- the LOC140425531 gene encoding leukocyte elastase inhibitor-like, giving the protein MDSLSKANCRFTLDLFRKLIEENEAGNIFFSPFSISTALAMVYLGARNNTASEMAKALHFDQVGDVHSGFEKMQLDINRADVAYLLKVANRLYGEKSYNFLEEFCKSTMKFYGAAMLPVDFQTAADKTREEINKWVEVQTEGKIRDLLAQGSLDSDTRLVLVNAIYFKGSWAAKFDVNYTEEMPFRLNKNESKPVKMMYQTNKFFFRPVPEFKLQILELPYVDNDLSMIILLPDDIMDDSTGLKQLEQALTLEKLQEWTLPNQMRKPEVDVRLPKFKLEEEYDLIRPLSSLGMRDLFDRSRADLSGMSGDRDLSVSKVAHKSFVEVNEEGTEAAAATGTIAVTLCYTPPQSFTADHPFLFFIRHNKTNNILFFGRYTSP; this is encoded by the exons ATGGACAGCCTGAGCAAAGCAAATTGCCGTTTCACTCTTGATCTGTTCAGAAAGCTGATTGAGGAAAATGAAGCCGGCAACATCTTTTTTTCTCCATTCAGTATCTCCACCGCATTGGCCATGGTTTACCTTGGTGCAAGAAATAACACTGCATCTGAAATGGCAAAG GCTCTCCATTTTGATCAAGTTGGAGATGTCCACTCTGGATTTGAGAAAATGCAATTAGACATTAATCGAGCTGATGTCGCGTATCTGCTGAAAGTGGCCAATCGATTATATGGGGAGAAGAGCTACAACTTCCTAGAA GAATTCTGTAAATCAACCATGAAATTCTATGGAGCAGCGATGTTACCAGTTGATTTCCAAACTGCAGCAGATAAAACCAGAGAGGAGATCAACAAATGGGTGGAGGTGCAGACTGAGG GTAAGATCCGAGACTTGCTGGCTcaaggctcactggacagtgataccAGACTCGTGTTGGTGAATGCCATCTACTTCAAAGGAAGCTGGGCTGCGAAGTTTGATGTGAACTATACAGAGGAGATGCCATTCAGACTGAATAAG AACGAAAGCAAGCCAGTGAAGATGATGTACCAAACAAACAAATTCTTTTTCCGTCCCGTTCCTGAATTTAAACTCCAGATTCTTGAGCTTCCCTATGTTGATAATGACTTAAGCATGATTATCTTATTACCAGATGACATCATGGATGATTCCACCGGTCTCAAGCAG CTGGAGCAGGCACTTACATTAGAGAAACTACAAGAGTGGACTCTTCCCAACCAGATGCGGAAGCCGGAAGTTGATGTTCGTCTCCCCAAATTTAAACTGGAAGAAGAATATGACCTTATCCGGCCCCTGTCCAGTTTAGGCATGCGGGATCTTTTTGATCGTTCGAGGGCCGATCTATCTGGAATGTCTGGAGATCGTGACCTATCCGTGTCCAAAGTTGCGCACAAGTCTTTTGtggaggtgaatgaggaaggaactgaagcagcaGCTGCGACAGGGACAATCGCTGTGACTCTGTGCTACACCCCACCACAGAGCTTCACTGCCGACCACCCCTTCCTCTTTTTCATCAGGCACAACAAAACAAATAACATTCTGTTCTTTGGTCGATACACATCTCCCTGA